A genomic stretch from Telmatocola sphagniphila includes:
- a CDS encoding type II secretion system protein GspK, producing MTGNKFLRPTQNRTGTVLLAVLIVIVVLSLAAYKYSELMSFELRATNRILKTSQVKALAESGVHYAAALLATPDSITQNVSGNPFNNQAMFYAVQLQNTDSSGSSSSSTNNSYFSICSIDYTNQNSDGSFPVVYGVTDEAGKINLNAMMQIDPSGQTLYNMLMLLPNMTDTIANSIIDWMDPDDDVRQGGAESSYYLSLTPPYECKNGPLDSIEELLLVQGVTQPLLLGNDISRNGVIDNGEDSNQQVDPGWLPYLTVYSRESNNDSTGNPRLYLNSPDLNTLYTNLQQSLNQDMATFIIAYRLYGGSAAGGGTTFTVTIGNNSGSGSSNTTSGSSATARTTTTNQQSGGGTGGGAGGGGNTQTKVGNIADLTTAVQKDLANNTTPKGKITSITSLFSSTVSITSQETTMVNGRSQQSTVTTVYNFPTQTAPINEYLSKALDSTTTQNLSEIPARININTAPQAVLTCLPGLTDTDVEQIIAQRPALNTGAAADTSYATPAWLVTEMNMSLSKFQAIEQYVTCASQVYRFQSIGYFDQGGPLYRIEAVVDSNNGSPRILYYRDLTELGNSIDPRQQQP from the coding sequence ATGACTGGGAATAAATTCCTCCGTCCGACTCAAAACAGAACTGGGACCGTGCTTCTGGCGGTTCTCATCGTTATTGTCGTGCTCAGTTTGGCCGCGTACAAGTACAGCGAACTGATGTCGTTCGAATTGCGCGCCACCAATCGCATTCTGAAAACTTCTCAGGTCAAGGCGCTTGCGGAATCGGGCGTGCATTATGCGGCCGCGCTGCTGGCGACCCCCGATTCGATTACTCAGAACGTCTCTGGCAATCCCTTCAACAACCAGGCCATGTTCTACGCGGTTCAACTGCAGAATACCGACTCCTCGGGGAGTTCCAGCAGTTCAACTAACAATAGTTATTTTTCGATCTGCTCCATCGATTACACCAATCAGAATTCGGATGGTAGCTTTCCCGTCGTCTACGGCGTTACGGATGAAGCCGGAAAGATCAATCTCAATGCCATGATGCAGATCGATCCTTCGGGGCAGACGCTTTACAACATGCTGATGCTACTCCCGAATATGACCGATACCATCGCCAATTCGATTATCGATTGGATGGATCCCGACGATGACGTTCGGCAGGGCGGGGCCGAATCCAGCTATTATCTGTCGCTGACTCCTCCTTATGAGTGCAAAAACGGCCCTCTCGACAGCATCGAAGAATTACTCTTAGTGCAGGGAGTCACCCAACCGCTGCTGCTCGGGAACGATATCAGCCGGAACGGTGTGATCGACAACGGCGAAGATTCCAATCAGCAGGTGGATCCAGGCTGGTTGCCGTATCTGACGGTTTATAGCCGGGAGTCGAACAACGATTCGACCGGAAACCCACGGCTTTACCTGAACAGCCCTGATTTGAACACGTTGTACACCAATCTTCAGCAGTCGCTGAATCAGGATATGGCCACTTTTATAATCGCCTATCGGCTTTATGGCGGTTCGGCAGCGGGCGGCGGTACAACTTTTACGGTTACAATCGGTAACAATTCGGGCTCGGGCTCATCCAATACCACAAGCGGGAGTTCCGCGACCGCGCGAACCACGACAACTAATCAACAATCTGGTGGCGGGACCGGTGGCGGCGCCGGCGGTGGCGGGAATACTCAGACCAAAGTGGGGAATATTGCGGATCTGACGACTGCGGTGCAAAAAGACCTGGCAAATAATACCACCCCAAAAGGCAAAATTACCTCGATCACCAGTCTCTTCAGCAGCACTGTGAGCATCACGTCCCAGGAGACCACCATGGTCAACGGTCGGTCGCAGCAATCCACGGTGACCACGGTTTACAACTTCCCGACTCAAACGGCCCCGATCAACGAATATCTGTCCAAAGCTTTGGATTCGACGACCACTCAGAATTTGTCGGAGATTCCGGCCCGCATCAACATTAACACCGCTCCGCAGGCCGTGCTGACTTGTCTTCCGGGTCTGACCGATACCGATGTCGAACAGATCATTGCCCAGCGACCGGCCCTGAATACCGGTGCTGCGGCCGATACCAGCTATGCGACTCCCGCCTGGCTGGTGACTGAAATGAACATGTCCCTCTCCAAGTTTCAGGCGATCGAACAATACGTGACTTGTGCTTCCCAGGTCTATCGATTCCAATCGATTGGCTATTTCGATCAGGGAGGCCCGCTTTATCGCATCGAGGCTGTTGTCGATTCCAACAATGGAAGTCCTCGAATTCTTTACTATCGAGATCTGACGGAATTGGGCAACTCGATAGATCCCCGGCAGCAACAGCCCTAA
- a CDS encoding type II secretion system protein GspG, whose amino-acid sequence MRIQISTTGARRRAAFTLMEVMVVVAILVVLAGVAGVFVFGALDDAKGKAAESSAASISAACDLYKLRLQDFPDRLEDLLTPPDGGRPFLNSNTDIYDPWGKPFQYDKNGAHSNGRKVDVWAIDPGTNKPHGNWREQ is encoded by the coding sequence ATGCGGATTCAAATCTCTACAACGGGGGCCCGACGACGTGCGGCCTTCACACTGATGGAAGTTATGGTGGTCGTGGCCATCCTCGTCGTTCTGGCGGGTGTGGCCGGTGTGTTCGTGTTCGGGGCTCTCGACGACGCCAAAGGTAAGGCTGCGGAGAGTAGCGCTGCCAGTATCTCGGCGGCGTGCGACCTTTACAAGCTTCGTCTGCAGGACTTTCCGGATCGACTGGAAGACCTCTTGACTCCCCCGGATGGCGGACGCCCGTTCCTCAACTCCAACACGGACATTTATGATCCGTGGGGCAAGCCCTTCCAATACGACAAGAACGGCGCGCATAGCAACGGTCGCAAAGTGGATGTCTGGGCGATCGATCCGGGAACGAATAAGCCGCACGGCAACTGGCGTGAACAGTAG
- a CDS encoding secretin N-terminal domain-containing protein, with the protein MRQSNRTIKNFWPKKWLRAFWGSAIATGLISSAVWSQPPLTDKKEDTTAQKADKKEQKLFVVEFRDKSWAAVLEWFSEQTGLAFISTTKPPTGTVNISTPKGRKYTIAEVTDLINGELLKQNYTLVRSDQSFFIFPADEKIPPALLPRVTEEDLANLGKFEIVQLPLVLKVLDAETVAPEIKSMMGGLKEITVLPGANMLLLTDSAQNLKRIVELVRNNEKNQTGVRESNLTYKCVYIRSREAERLLREQMGDPAKLMAAVLQSSQQGQGGGRNFQFQGGPNGGGPGGPGGGGDPRAGGGDPRQAAQPPAMNIPKIKMFYISSDEKANTVYISGPADKVSQAKALLEKMDVGTKKLIDNDSSNPYVMYYDVPAGSAEALAGTLSTIYKTSTVVKVAAVNGQLMVYGSTQDHFDITEMLTKGKQQVQTKIIDAGGYDLSKMESLLKDIFPEAIKGGGLVVRAVETGILTKGTPQLVAEVELTMKQLRGDSGNPASLGNVRIISIEGGSSLQLGETLNKMLQEMGKDSKLVRPSFEEPNAPPMPKVDPKQSMPPQPKKISSGDTIDANFYLVSQQPQLVDPQKPDTQKPKVSGPPVTITPVGSKIIVTSDDPQTQQLVRELVSMLTAAPGEHDFRVIRLKNGNSVEAAKFIDSWFNGTPVTGPQQNTPQQSGGFPFFGGGGGGGNRGGGGFGGGQGGGGFGGGQGNPFSGFNANAAMNQSAAAAAAAAAKNKVRVLAYPETNSLLIRASALEFLTIKAILKDAIDGPNEEEGFLKTHYIELKYAVASDVASVIRDIYKDTQSTLSSQPPSLFPSPFGTPRSNVILKNQMNISVDDRSNSIIVNCSQPMYENIRTLCENLDSKAKDATKQVQFLQISGIDPFVVQQAIDAMQGRYVNRNTQTGRGGFGGGGFGGGGFGGGGGGFGGGGGGFGGGGQGGGGFGGGGGGPGGGGGGRGGFGGGGGPGGGGGPGGGGGGRGGPGGGGGGMRPGGRQPERPGAEGPNFFDSQVMEDQGSKLLYDPSFERLQGVAKFEPEKLDDFILNGGRSSEFLLTSGQTPVQGRPQQNTNPNFNPQPKLGGLSQQGNQPLVNSPNTVPQTRSSVFFEPLPQLGGGIITAGNPQDLAIALEVIKIIQEQVKKAEQKVDIIPLKVGDATVVTNTLKSLLQNVPLGLNGYTPNDPTVNRGGSAFGGFNQQQQQLTGSIFLLALPRFNAILVSAPAATLPELRKRVEQLDQPGSPQMSPRSFMLKKASAQNAAITIQNFFNQRYPAETGTQDQVRITYDSSSNQVIVQASPTDMEEVKNLIDALDNSVSSAVNDLRIVKVRNAIAADLADLLIRSLTPSIVQSNGPTGLLNLATTTGGAGGAFGGGGGAAGAFGGNALGGNAQNRPGGTLGGAGGTTGTTGSSAATDTALVGLTTKSTSIRFFPNGPGNPLETGLLEDVHLNADPRTNTIIISAPTKTMDLLMKLIQDMDTVSAVQANVKVFPLRRADAVNTATLIQQMFASSGTTGANRTGGANGGGGGGGGGATGVGTGTSFGGTTSGSSTQNLNRPLLTITGQVGDGANLLDLRLAVDDRTNSIVAVGTQNDLDTIAALIAKLEASEISQRVDIVYECRNAAASDIATTLTTYVTNTLAIYQGSNYYSNFQVFQRNLVITAEPVTNKLVISCTRDYYEQIMTIIRELDSAPETVHISVMIAEVTLNNNEEFGVEIGMQSPVLFNRSLIPATGTTSVTGINGNSGLATSNTLTVNTASQVGSFNFGSGAGFLPGSSSNTGVSTLYKPATVGFQGLSNLGVGRTNSSGVGGFVFSAGSDTLNVLVRALKQQGRIDIMNCPSLQTVNNQTAAVQVGQKYPTVTGFTTNSLTGVYTPLLSTTDTGVNLKVTPRISPDGKILMRVEPSISSPVASLVSLGNGTFATAFDVQAIQTTVLASDGETIVLGGLLSKSNTRNENKVPILGDLPYIGTLFRFRTQTIAKTELVMILTPTIIRSEEDQRRVTMRETSKLNWNLKDIYSMNPEATNLRSAAPVRPLGKDKHGKPLPPETFAESVDTMLPINMKQSDPAAMPSASKPDTAAPKLEAPAAAKPEIPVTSSTKADVPPILTIGANGKSATDSGSK; encoded by the coding sequence ATGCGCCAATCGAATCGGACCATAAAGAATTTCTGGCCGAAGAAATGGCTGCGAGCTTTCTGGGGCAGCGCCATTGCTACGGGGCTGATTTCCTCAGCCGTCTGGTCTCAACCACCTTTGACCGACAAAAAAGAAGACACGACCGCTCAGAAGGCGGATAAAAAAGAACAGAAGCTGTTCGTGGTGGAGTTCCGGGATAAATCTTGGGCCGCCGTGCTGGAATGGTTCTCCGAACAGACCGGTCTTGCCTTCATCAGCACCACGAAGCCGCCGACCGGCACTGTGAACATTTCCACCCCCAAGGGTCGAAAGTACACAATTGCCGAAGTGACCGATTTGATCAATGGCGAATTGCTCAAGCAGAACTATACCCTGGTTCGCAGCGATCAATCCTTCTTTATTTTCCCTGCCGATGAAAAAATTCCGCCGGCTCTGCTGCCCCGGGTCACCGAGGAGGATCTGGCTAACCTGGGTAAGTTTGAGATCGTACAGCTCCCCTTGGTTCTCAAGGTTCTCGATGCCGAGACGGTTGCTCCCGAAATCAAATCGATGATGGGGGGACTGAAAGAAATCACCGTCCTGCCCGGCGCTAACATGCTGCTCCTGACCGATAGCGCTCAAAATCTGAAGCGCATCGTCGAATTGGTTCGCAATAACGAAAAGAATCAAACCGGCGTTCGCGAATCCAACCTGACCTACAAGTGCGTTTACATTCGCAGCCGTGAGGCCGAACGTCTGCTCCGCGAACAGATGGGAGATCCCGCCAAGTTAATGGCGGCGGTCCTGCAGTCGTCGCAACAAGGCCAGGGCGGCGGACGGAACTTCCAGTTCCAGGGCGGTCCTAATGGTGGTGGCCCTGGCGGCCCGGGGGGCGGTGGTGATCCCCGCGCAGGCGGTGGGGATCCCCGTCAGGCGGCTCAGCCTCCGGCCATGAACATTCCCAAAATCAAAATGTTCTACATCTCGAGCGATGAGAAGGCCAATACGGTCTACATCAGCGGTCCAGCGGATAAAGTCTCGCAAGCCAAAGCTTTGCTCGAGAAGATGGACGTTGGCACCAAGAAGCTCATCGATAATGACAGCTCCAATCCGTACGTCATGTACTATGATGTACCGGCCGGCAGTGCGGAGGCCCTTGCGGGCACTCTCTCGACAATTTACAAGACTTCTACCGTCGTCAAAGTCGCGGCCGTCAACGGTCAATTAATGGTCTACGGCTCGACCCAGGATCACTTCGACATTACCGAGATGCTGACGAAAGGAAAGCAGCAGGTCCAGACCAAGATTATCGATGCAGGCGGATACGACCTCAGCAAAATGGAAAGCTTGCTGAAGGACATCTTCCCCGAAGCGATCAAAGGGGGCGGACTGGTCGTCAGGGCCGTGGAAACGGGCATTCTGACTAAGGGGACTCCTCAGCTCGTTGCGGAAGTCGAATTGACCATGAAGCAGCTGCGGGGTGATTCCGGCAACCCCGCTTCGCTGGGCAACGTACGCATCATCAGCATCGAAGGCGGCAGTTCGCTCCAACTGGGCGAAACCCTGAACAAGATGCTTCAGGAAATGGGTAAGGATTCCAAACTGGTTCGGCCGAGCTTCGAAGAGCCAAATGCTCCGCCGATGCCCAAAGTCGATCCGAAACAGAGCATGCCTCCCCAGCCGAAGAAGATCAGCTCCGGCGACACCATTGATGCCAATTTCTATCTGGTCTCCCAGCAACCTCAGCTGGTCGATCCCCAGAAGCCCGATACGCAGAAGCCGAAGGTCAGCGGTCCACCGGTGACAATCACCCCGGTCGGCTCCAAAATCATTGTGACCTCCGACGATCCGCAGACTCAGCAATTGGTTCGCGAACTCGTCAGCATGCTGACGGCGGCTCCCGGAGAGCATGATTTCCGGGTCATCCGACTGAAGAACGGCAATTCCGTTGAAGCGGCCAAGTTCATCGATAGCTGGTTCAACGGTACTCCTGTCACCGGACCGCAACAAAACACACCTCAGCAAAGTGGAGGTTTTCCCTTCTTCGGCGGCGGTGGTGGGGGCGGTAACCGCGGCGGCGGCGGTTTTGGCGGTGGCCAGGGGGGCGGCGGATTTGGCGGAGGTCAAGGCAATCCCTTCAGTGGCTTCAATGCTAATGCGGCAATGAACCAATCCGCCGCGGCGGCAGCTGCCGCCGCGGCTAAGAACAAAGTGCGAGTGCTGGCTTACCCCGAAACCAATAGCTTGCTCATTCGCGCTTCCGCACTCGAATTCCTAACGATCAAAGCGATTTTGAAGGATGCCATCGATGGGCCGAATGAGGAAGAAGGCTTCCTCAAGACGCATTACATCGAGCTGAAATATGCGGTCGCCAGCGATGTCGCTTCAGTTATCCGCGACATTTATAAGGACACTCAATCGACCCTTTCGAGTCAGCCGCCTTCGCTGTTCCCGTCTCCTTTCGGGACGCCGCGCTCGAACGTGATTCTCAAGAATCAGATGAACATCAGCGTCGACGACCGATCGAACTCGATCATCGTCAACTGCTCGCAGCCGATGTACGAGAACATTCGCACGCTCTGCGAAAACCTCGACTCCAAGGCGAAGGATGCCACGAAGCAGGTACAGTTCCTGCAAATTTCCGGGATTGATCCGTTCGTCGTCCAGCAGGCTATTGATGCCATGCAGGGCCGCTACGTGAATCGTAATACTCAGACCGGCCGCGGTGGCTTCGGCGGCGGTGGCTTCGGCGGTGGCGGCTTTGGCGGTGGTGGTGGTGGCTTTGGCGGCGGCGGTGGCGGTTTCGGCGGCGGTGGCCAAGGTGGTGGCGGCTTCGGCGGCGGCGGGGGTGGTCCCGGCGGTGGCGGCGGAGGTCGTGGCGGCTTTGGTGGCGGGGGTGGTCCCGGCGGTGGCGGCGGTCCCGGCGGAGGCGGCGGAGGTCGTGGCGGCCCCGGTGGCGGCGGCGGCGGCATGAGACCCGGCGGCAGACAACCCGAACGGCCAGGAGCGGAGGGCCCCAATTTTTTTGATTCCCAGGTCATGGAAGACCAGGGGAGCAAGCTCCTTTATGATCCTTCTTTCGAACGGCTGCAAGGTGTGGCCAAGTTCGAACCCGAAAAACTCGATGATTTCATCCTCAATGGAGGTCGTTCCTCGGAATTCCTGCTGACGTCTGGCCAAACCCCAGTGCAAGGTCGGCCGCAACAGAACACAAACCCTAACTTCAACCCACAGCCGAAGTTAGGCGGGCTCTCCCAACAGGGCAACCAACCGCTGGTGAATAGCCCGAATACGGTTCCCCAAACTCGATCCAGCGTGTTCTTCGAACCGCTGCCTCAGTTGGGCGGCGGTATCATCACCGCCGGCAATCCTCAGGACTTGGCCATTGCCCTGGAGGTCATCAAGATCATCCAGGAACAGGTCAAGAAGGCTGAGCAGAAAGTGGATATCATCCCCCTCAAGGTGGGGGATGCCACGGTGGTCACCAATACGCTGAAGTCGCTGCTTCAGAACGTACCGTTGGGGCTCAACGGCTATACGCCGAACGATCCGACGGTTAACCGCGGCGGATCGGCCTTCGGTGGTTTCAATCAGCAGCAACAGCAATTGACCGGCTCGATCTTCCTGCTGGCTCTGCCTCGCTTCAATGCAATTTTGGTTTCCGCCCCGGCGGCGACCCTCCCGGAGCTCAGGAAGCGAGTCGAACAGCTCGATCAGCCGGGTAGTCCTCAGATGTCGCCGCGCAGCTTCATGCTGAAGAAGGCCAGCGCTCAGAACGCGGCTATTACGATCCAGAACTTCTTCAATCAGCGCTATCCGGCAGAAACCGGTACTCAAGACCAGGTTCGTATCACCTACGACAGCAGCAGTAACCAGGTGATCGTCCAGGCCAGCCCGACCGACATGGAGGAAGTGAAGAACCTCATCGATGCACTGGATAACAGCGTATCGAGTGCGGTGAACGATCTGCGAATCGTCAAGGTTCGTAACGCCATCGCTGCCGACCTGGCCGACCTGTTGATTCGCTCCTTGACACCCAGCATCGTACAGTCCAATGGTCCGACCGGGCTGTTGAACCTGGCGACGACTACTGGGGGAGCTGGCGGCGCCTTCGGTGGAGGTGGCGGTGCTGCCGGAGCATTTGGTGGCAACGCCCTCGGTGGAAACGCTCAGAATCGACCCGGCGGAACGCTGGGGGGTGCGGGCGGCACTACCGGAACCACCGGCAGCTCGGCGGCGACCGATACGGCTCTTGTGGGTCTGACTACCAAGTCGACCTCGATCCGCTTCTTCCCGAACGGACCGGGCAATCCTCTGGAAACCGGCTTGCTGGAAGACGTTCACTTGAACGCCGATCCTCGAACCAACACGATTATCATTTCGGCCCCGACGAAAACGATGGATCTTCTAATGAAGTTGATCCAGGATATGGACACGGTTTCCGCGGTGCAGGCCAATGTTAAGGTTTTCCCGCTGCGAAGAGCGGATGCCGTCAACACGGCCACGCTGATTCAGCAAATGTTTGCTTCGAGCGGAACTACCGGTGCCAATCGCACCGGGGGTGCTAACGGTGGTGGCGGCGGTGGTGGTGGCGGCGCGACGGGTGTAGGAACAGGTACTAGCTTTGGTGGCACCACCAGTGGAAGTTCTACTCAGAACCTGAATCGACCGTTGTTGACAATCACCGGTCAGGTGGGTGACGGTGCGAACCTGCTCGACCTGCGTCTGGCCGTGGACGATCGAACCAACTCGATCGTCGCAGTCGGTACTCAGAACGATTTGGATACGATTGCGGCCCTCATCGCCAAACTCGAAGCGTCTGAAATTTCGCAACGGGTCGATATCGTCTACGAGTGCCGCAATGCCGCGGCCTCGGATATTGCGACCACGCTGACGACCTATGTGACCAACACACTGGCCATCTATCAGGGTTCGAATTACTACTCGAACTTCCAGGTCTTCCAGCGGAACCTGGTGATTACAGCGGAACCGGTCACCAATAAACTCGTGATCAGCTGCACCCGCGATTACTATGAACAGATCATGACGATTATTCGGGAGTTGGATTCCGCTCCCGAAACGGTGCACATCAGCGTGATGATCGCCGAAGTAACGCTGAATAATAACGAGGAGTTTGGTGTCGAAATCGGCATGCAAAGCCCCGTATTGTTCAATCGATCTTTGATACCCGCGACTGGCACTACAAGTGTTACGGGGATCAACGGGAATAGCGGCCTGGCCACCAGCAATACCCTCACGGTAAACACGGCTTCCCAAGTCGGGAGCTTTAACTTTGGCAGTGGCGCGGGCTTCCTGCCGGGATCGTCGAGTAACACGGGTGTTTCGACGCTCTACAAACCGGCTACGGTCGGCTTCCAGGGGTTGAGCAATCTCGGTGTGGGGCGAACCAACTCCAGTGGGGTGGGTGGCTTCGTCTTCTCCGCGGGTAGCGACACCCTCAACGTTCTGGTGCGTGCTCTGAAGCAGCAGGGCCGCATCGACATCATGAACTGCCCGAGCCTGCAGACGGTGAACAATCAGACCGCTGCAGTCCAAGTGGGTCAGAAGTATCCGACAGTGACCGGGTTTACGACCAACAGCCTAACGGGAGTTTATACTCCCTTGCTCTCGACCACGGATACGGGTGTTAACTTGAAGGTGACGCCACGTATCAGTCCCGATGGCAAGATCCTGATGCGTGTTGAGCCGTCGATATCGTCTCCCGTCGCTTCACTGGTCTCCCTGGGGAACGGTACATTTGCGACGGCGTTCGATGTGCAGGCTATCCAAACGACTGTTCTGGCTTCCGATGGTGAAACTATCGTTCTGGGCGGCTTACTCTCGAAGTCGAACACTCGTAACGAGAATAAAGTGCCAATCCTGGGCGATCTTCCCTATATCGGCACGCTGTTCCGGTTCCGAACTCAGACGATTGCCAAGACCGAGTTGGTCATGATCTTGACTCCTACCATTATCCGGAGTGAGGAAGATCAACGTCGCGTAACCATGCGGGAGACGAGCAAGCTGAACTGGAATCTGAAGGATATCTATTCAATGAATCCGGAAGCAACCAACTTGCGTTCCGCGGCTCCCGTCAGACCGCTGGGTAAGGATAAACACGGCAAGCCTCTGCCACCAGAAACCTTTGCTGAATCGGTGGATACGATGCTGCCGATTAATATGAAGCAATCGGATCCGGCAGCGATGCCGTCTGCCTCCAAGCCAGACACGGCTGCACCGAAACTGGAAGCCCCGGCGGCCGCAAAACCTGAGATTCCGGTGACATCCAGCACGAAGGCCGATGTGCCTCCGATTCTGACAATCGGAGCGAACGGTAAATCGGCGACCGATTCCGGTAGCAAGTAA
- a CDS encoding pilus assembly FimT family protein, with protein MRNSQRSAFTLLELLLVLTIIVILGAIAIPALEGIQNSFRLESSVDQIKARFAEARAHAIEENQDYRFAVQPDTSKYRIAPDSSDYWDGGTGGGTSTTGTTIPGIIIEEEIEKDVLFKFADNSNMSSDSGGWTTVAVFQPIGTCRNDAEIRFELEGVKPITVKIRALTGIITTKRAGTEESP; from the coding sequence ATGAGAAACTCTCAGCGTAGTGCATTCACTTTGCTGGAATTGCTGCTGGTGTTGACGATCATTGTGATCCTCGGTGCCATCGCTATTCCCGCCTTAGAGGGGATTCAGAATTCGTTCCGACTGGAATCCTCCGTGGATCAGATCAAAGCCCGGTTCGCGGAGGCTCGAGCCCACGCTATTGAAGAAAATCAGGATTATCGTTTCGCGGTGCAACCCGATACCTCGAAATACCGGATCGCCCCCGACTCCTCCGATTACTGGGATGGAGGAACGGGGGGAGGTACTAGTACGACAGGTACTACTATTCCCGGAATAATCATCGAAGAAGAAATCGAAAAAGATGTTTTGTTTAAGTTTGCAGACAATTCGAATATGTCTTCCGACTCCGGGGGTTGGACCACTGTGGCTGTTTTTCAACCGATAGGCACATGCCGCAATGATGCGGAAATCCGATTCGAGTTGGAAGGCGTTAAGCCAATCACTGTAAAGATTCGGGCGCTGACTGGGATTATCACCACCAAGCGTGCTGGAACGGAGGAAAGTCCGTGA
- a CDS encoding prepilin-type N-terminal cleavage/methylation domain-containing protein, which yields MIYRNTHRRGFTLLEVILACSISILLLAGLYIALDLQVRMAAAGREKIEKATIVRAIFGRVTRDLLPCVSQTYAINPASSGSSSSGSGSTSTSSTTGSSSTTSSTTSTTSTTPGTNINGVVVVPVGSGVIGSSTQCTIFIARPTSSYDIIDPNSGLPYTTAQQSSSLSADTVQPGDQRRVIYWLGSSSNGLCREEDTWITSDTVEDSTQPDTGNESNYVIAPEVTNLQFEYFDGTNWNDTWDGSTYLTDGVTVMGPPMAIRVHIWIATGKGDESKEYQKVIAILASPNQTTNASVGTSGSSAAQLNGSSP from the coding sequence GTGATCTATCGCAATACCCATCGTCGAGGCTTTACCCTCCTCGAGGTCATTCTGGCCTGTTCGATTTCCATCTTGTTGCTGGCCGGGCTTTACATCGCGCTGGATCTCCAAGTCCGGATGGCCGCGGCCGGACGAGAAAAAATCGAAAAAGCCACGATCGTTCGTGCTATTTTCGGACGCGTGACCCGGGATCTCTTGCCTTGTGTTTCGCAGACTTACGCGATCAATCCTGCCAGCAGCGGCAGCAGCAGCAGTGGCAGCGGGAGTACAAGCACCAGTTCGACTACCGGTTCCAGCAGTACAACCAGTTCCACGACTTCAACGACGTCCACCACGCCGGGAACCAATATTAACGGGGTTGTGGTTGTGCCGGTGGGATCCGGTGTGATCGGTAGTTCGACGCAATGTACTATCTTTATTGCCCGACCGACTTCGTCCTACGACATCATTGATCCGAACTCGGGACTGCCCTATACCACGGCTCAACAATCCTCCAGTCTTTCAGCCGATACGGTCCAACCGGGCGATCAGCGACGAGTGATTTACTGGCTGGGGAGCAGTTCCAACGGGTTGTGCCGGGAAGAGGATACTTGGATTACTTCGGACACCGTGGAAGATTCCACGCAGCCCGATACGGGCAATGAATCGAATTATGTCATAGCCCCGGAAGTGACGAATCTGCAGTTCGAATATTTCGATGGAACGAATTGGAATGATACCTGGGATGGTTCCACCTATCTCACGGACGGGGTAACCGTGATGGGACCGCCCATGGCGATTCGAGTCCACATCTGGATCGCCACCGGTAAGGGGGATGAATCCAAGGAATATCAGAAAGTCATTGCCATCCTGGCCAGCCCGAATCAGACGACTAATGCCTCAGTTGGAACCTCTGGTTCTTCTGCCGCTCAGTTAAATGGGAGCAGTCCATGA
- the gspI gene encoding type II secretion system minor pseudopilin GspI, producing MILQTTRTRRSGLTLLEVIIAFAIFLMSIIALYKLMGNATDSAIEIESQSKATRLIESKMAEFISGVQPLSGGGGGSFDDEDGWSWSADISPASLTNLYQVTITVTKDGSDNAIFPAASMTQYIFDPTMRGGSPMITQIDTSTSSSTSSSSSSSSSGTGSSGSGSSSSSSMGNSSSSKGGTGSSSSKGGN from the coding sequence GTGATTCTGCAAACGACTCGCACCCGTAGATCCGGTTTGACGTTATTGGAAGTGATCATCGCTTTTGCCATCTTCCTGATGTCGATTATCGCTTTATACAAGCTCATGGGAAACGCTACCGACAGTGCGATTGAAATCGAATCGCAAAGCAAAGCCACGCGGTTGATCGAATCGAAAATGGCCGAGTTCATCTCGGGTGTGCAACCGCTTTCCGGCGGCGGGGGTGGCAGCTTCGACGATGAGGACGGCTGGAGCTGGTCCGCGGATATCTCGCCGGCCTCGCTCACTAACCTCTATCAGGTCACAATTACGGTTACCAAAGATGGTTCCGACAACGCCATTTTCCCCGCCGCTTCGATGACCCAGTATATCTTCGACCCGACGATGCGGGGCGGTTCGCCCATGATCACTCAGATCGATACCAGCACCAGTAGCAGTACCAGTTCGAGCTCGAGTTCCTCGAGTTCTGGGACGGGCAGCAGCGGGTCGGGTTCCTCGAGTAGCTCGAGCATGGGGAACAGCAGCTCATCCAAGGGCGGGACTGGATCCTCCTCGTCCAAGGGAGGTAACTAG